The Candidatus Limnocylindrales bacterium genome includes the window CTTTCTGCTCGGCTATCTCTCCTCCGCCTATAACCAGGCATTTTCGGCCTTTTAATTCGAGGCAAATGGGATAATAAGACACCGCAATCCATAAGGAGTAGGCCCTAGACCATGGGAAGTAAAACCGGCTACCTCCCATGTACGGTCATAGTCTACGGCCCATCCTTAAATACCTACCTCAATATTTTCTATCCTGGCCCCATCTGCATCGATACCCAAGATGATATGACAAAGGTGGGTATCGATGGTCAGGCGATAGGCTCCTGGATTTTTAAGGGAGAAAGAAATATTTCGGATTAATTGATCCTTTAGGGTGGTCAGCGACCGATTGGTTTCTTTGATCAAACTCAGGATCCTGGAGCCTCTTAAAGTTTTGTGATAAATTCGTAGAAAAACTTGCTCATCTTCACGATCGTAAACCTTCCCGATTCTACCTGTTTCAAAACCTATTTCCAGGAGTCTTTCCACATAGCCCATGAGTTCTTCCGGAACTTCTCCCTTTTCAAGGGATTCCAGGAGTGAAATATATTTATTACGGGTTTCTCCCTGAAGCTGCCCAGTAAGGGCTTTTATTTCCCGTATAAGGAGTTCTTTTTCTTGAAGATCTATTTCCATTTAAAAAGTTTTCAGGTATCCATCCTTAAAGGGCTTAAAGTGAGCTAGAGTTGGAGAAAACTCTAGCCATTCTAAGCCCTTTCCTTCATCCTTCCTCTTCTTTCAATAAAGCTTCCAGTTCGTGCTCAAATCCGCCTGTGAGAAGGCTGCAATGCATACCACACTCCTTAGGTGCATTAATTTCCCACCACCAGCGGCCTGCCCGGGGATTCTCGCCGGGTTTAACAGGACGCGTGCAGGGATAGCAACCGATACTGGTATAACCTTTATCGTAAAGTCTGTTGTAGGGAACCCGATGAGTTCTGATATAATCCCAAACCTCTTCCTCCGTCCAATCGGCCAGAGGATTAACCTTCACCACACCCCCGTGATCGTGATCCAGCTCGATTTTCCGAATATTGGTTCGGGAGGCCCATTGATCTCTTCTCAATCCGGTTATCCAGGCGTCCAACCCAGTTAAAGCCCGAAGTAAGGGGCGCACCTTTCGAACTTCGCAGCACATCAATCGGAGTTTAACACTTCGGTAAAAGAGGTTGACTCCATGTTTTTTGACCAACTTCTCCACCTCGTGGGTATTGGGATAGTAGACCTCTATGTTGATTCCATATTGCCCCCTTACTTCCTCCATGAGTTCGTAAGTCTCCTCTGGAAGTCGACCGGTATCCAGGGTGATGACCCGTACCTCGGGATTGATTCGCCAGGCCATATCCAGAAGAACCATCCCATCTATTTGAAAACTGGTAATCAACGCCAATCTCGGATGAAACTCTTGGAAAGCCCATCGGATGACTTCTGTTGGTTCCTGGTCGTCGAACTGAACGGCCAGTTCTCCGACTTCTAAGTCGTCTAACTTTCGTCGAGGTTCTGATTGTAATAAGTTGGTCGTTTCCAATTTATTTTCCCTCCATTAAATTTTTAAGTTGTTCGTCCTGATGTTTGAGACAAAATTCTTGAAAACTTATAGCCTCCTTTTCTTTCCGGTAAGCCTGATAAGCCCGGATCAACCTCTCCAGGTAGTATTTAACTTGATCTGCCGGTACTCTTCGTCCTATGGCCTTGCCGATAAGGGGCTTATTTCCCAATCCACCTCCCAGGAAGATATCATAAGCTTCTATTTTTTCTCCTTCAGGAGATCGGGCCGTGGTCCCTTGAAGACCGATATCTCCCACCCAGTGGGCCCCACAGGCATGGGGACACCCGTCCAGGTAAATCCGAAGATCGTCGACTCCTTCCCCCATGGCATTCTCCAGATGGGAAATGATCTCGGCAAGTCTTCCCTTTGTTTCGGTGACGGCAAAGTTACAATGAGGTTGTCCGGTACAGGCAATTCCGGGTCCCCGGAGCCGACTGACTTTGAGTGTAAAACCTATTGCTTCCATTCTTTCAAGAACCTGGGTTAGTCGGGATTCGGGAATATAGGTGATAATAAAATTCTGCTCTCGGGTTAGACGAATATCCTTTCCCTCCTGGGCAACAAGCTCTGCTATCTGAATCATCTGCTCACTGCTAAGGCGTCCTGTGAACACCGGAAACCCCAGGTAGTAGAATCCCCTTTGTTTCTGTTCACAAATACCCAGGTGGGAAGTTCGACCAACAGATTGCTCCAGCAGAGGTAGTTCCGGGAAATCTTCCAGCTTCCTTCCTAACTTGTTCTCAATGAGGTTTCGAAAAGCTTCCGGACCGTAATC containing:
- a CDS encoding phosphoadenylyl-sulfate reductase, with protein sequence METTNLLQSEPRRKLDDLEVGELAVQFDDQEPTEVIRWAFQEFHPRLALITSFQIDGMVLLDMAWRINPEVRVITLDTGRLPEETYELMEEVRGQYGINIEVYYPNTHEVEKLVKKHGVNLFYRSVKLRLMCCEVRKVRPLLRALTGLDAWITGLRRDQWASRTNIRKIELDHDHGGVVKVNPLADWTEEEVWDYIRTHRVPYNRLYDKGYTSIGCYPCTRPVKPGENPRAGRWWWEINAPKECGMHCSLLTGGFEHELEALLKEEEG